From Candidatus Acidiferrales bacterium, the proteins below share one genomic window:
- a CDS encoding PilZ domain-containing protein, with protein MGAFEHERRAASRLRLQIPVFIRGTDAYGQEFMELQKTFNISSIGALIVSSHPVPLEALLYVTVPVPSGPQWPGSEGNPTLRARVKRSGMLEGFHLLAVQFLRSLEDMELSVRQEMLAQ; from the coding sequence ATGGGAGCGTTTGAGCATGAACGGCGCGCCGCCTCGCGGCTTCGCTTACAGATTCCTGTCTTTATTCGGGGTACTGATGCCTACGGACAGGAGTTCATGGAATTGCAGAAGACCTTCAACATTAGTTCCATCGGGGCACTGATTGTTTCCTCTCACCCCGTGCCCCTGGAGGCGCTTCTCTACGTGACGGTTCCCGTGCCGTCTGGGCCGCAGTGGCCGGGAAGCGAAGGGAACCCCACCCTGCGCGCCCGCGTAAAGCGCTCAGGAATGCTCGAAGGATTCCATCTCCTTGCTGTGCAATTCCTCCGATCGCTTGAGGATATGGAACTTTCAGTACGCCAGGAGATGCTTGCGCAATAG
- a CDS encoding HAMP domain-containing sensor histidine kinase, which produces MILDLEGKVLAYDQTAADFLPKPAEQTTGRCLLGEGFGFDSRASQQYLAEAQATGHCQLPLFGTPSGDIRVELRSSPRAGFILALFQKSRPAEEAEDPQVVRARLREALQERDIAYRNLLSAYLRLQELDRQRTVFLGSAAHELKTPLSVVKGYLDLLLSSSLGPLTKQQTQILSESKESCERLIRLVSMFLNYSALQSGRLALNLQTNDLEDCMAELVARWQTAFARQQVHLETRSTDALPLFPFDWQKVQQVVGNLLDNALRHGPSGGKVVLALEPYFWERRVGVVARHQERRQRVSEQTNSAHISVSDVGQGIAAEYHQEIFEEFVKLHTASAMGMGLGLAIAKRLVQAHRGKIWVESEPGRGCRFSVLLPFRAE; this is translated from the coding sequence ATGATCTTGGATTTGGAAGGCAAGGTACTGGCCTATGACCAGACAGCAGCCGATTTCCTGCCTAAGCCGGCTGAGCAAACGACGGGGCGGTGCCTGCTCGGGGAGGGCTTCGGGTTTGACTCGCGTGCCAGCCAGCAGTACCTGGCAGAAGCGCAGGCAACCGGCCACTGCCAACTCCCGTTATTCGGGACGCCGTCGGGCGATATCAGGGTCGAGTTGCGGTCGTCACCGCGAGCCGGCTTCATCCTGGCGCTTTTCCAGAAGTCTCGGCCGGCAGAAGAGGCGGAGGATCCGCAAGTGGTGCGGGCCCGGCTTCGCGAGGCGTTGCAGGAACGCGATATTGCCTACCGGAATCTGCTCTCTGCTTACTTGCGTTTGCAGGAACTGGACCGCCAACGGACGGTCTTCCTCGGCTCCGCCGCCCATGAACTCAAGACCCCTCTTTCGGTGGTCAAAGGCTATCTTGACCTCTTGCTCAGCAGCTCGTTGGGTCCCCTCACCAAGCAGCAAACGCAGATTCTTTCTGAGTCCAAGGAAAGTTGCGAGCGCTTGATCCGCCTGGTCTCAATGTTCCTGAACTACTCGGCGCTACAGAGTGGCCGGCTGGCGCTTAATCTTCAGACCAATGACCTGGAAGATTGCATGGCCGAGCTGGTGGCTCGCTGGCAGACGGCCTTTGCCCGCCAGCAAGTTCACCTGGAAACTCGCAGCACGGACGCCCTTCCTCTGTTTCCCTTTGATTGGCAGAAAGTGCAGCAGGTGGTAGGCAACCTGCTTGACAATGCCCTCCGCCACGGCCCGAGCGGGGGCAAAGTCGTGCTCGCGCTGGAACCGTACTTTTGGGAACGACGCGTTGGGGTAGTGGCGAGGCATCAGGAACGGCGGCAACGAGTTTCCGAGCAGACAAACTCGGCTCACATCTCGGTGAGCGATGTCGGGCAGGGAATCGCCGCTGAATACCACCAAGAAATCTTTGAGGAGTTCGTCAAACTTCACACCGCCAGTGCGATGGGCATGGGACTGGGATTGGCGATTGCCAAGCGTCTGGTGCAGGCCCATCGCGGCAAAATCTGGGTGGAAAGTGAGCCCGGGCGGGGCTGCCGGTTTTCCGTGCTCCTGCCTTTCCGCGCCGAGTAG